The Sulfitobacter sp. SK011 genome has a window encoding:
- the recG gene encoding ATP-dependent DNA helicase RecG — translation MSGRPEPLFPLFAGLETLEGVGPKTAQLFAQLGILAPRDLLFTLPYSGIDRALSQTVKDAVLPATLTVAVTIGAHYPAKNKGGAYRIHVEDAKTSFQLVYFHARGDYWKKQLPEGSRRIVSGRVELFDGMAQMVHPDFAVAEADADTIPAFEPVYPLTAGITQKLMYKATRGAIARVPQMPEWSDAGHVNQSKWPDFLTAVTQAHDPASLADLAPTAPARERLAYDELFAHQVTLALARQKERRKKGRSSTGDGRLQARVMAALPYKPTTAQNRAIAEITGDMATEQRMNRLLQGDVGAGKTLVAFIALLRAVEAGGQGVLMAPTEILARQHVQGLRPLADQAGVVLEILTGRDKGSERQAKLAALARGDIQVLVGTHAVFQADVHFHDLRLAVVDEQHRFGVRQRLELGQKGHHADVLVMTATPIPRSLALAQYGDMDVSVLDEKPPGRKPIKTALVSTERIDEVVGRLRSVIAEGRQCYWVCPLVEESEISDLIAAEERFKRLRAALGEGVVGLVHGQMPPAEKDAAMRAFQNGETQVLVATTVIEVGVDVPNATIMVVERAEIFGLAQLHQLRGRVGRGQEASTCLLMYQPPLSESGRQRLEVLRETEDGFIIAETDLKMRGTGDLIGTAQSGVPRFRVADLERQAGLMAVAQSDARKLLNDDPALTSPRGEATRLLLWLMRQDEAIRLISVG, via the coding sequence ATGAGCGGGCGGCCGGAACCCCTTTTCCCGCTGTTTGCAGGGTTGGAAACGCTTGAAGGTGTCGGCCCCAAGACCGCGCAACTGTTTGCGCAACTTGGCATTCTGGCCCCACGGGACCTGTTGTTCACCTTGCCCTATTCCGGGATTGATCGCGCCCTGTCTCAAACGGTCAAAGACGCGGTGTTGCCTGCAACATTGACGGTGGCCGTGACCATTGGCGCACATTACCCGGCCAAGAACAAAGGCGGGGCGTACCGCATTCACGTCGAGGATGCCAAGACCAGCTTTCAGTTGGTCTATTTCCATGCGCGCGGCGATTATTGGAAAAAACAACTGCCTGAGGGGTCTCGTCGAATTGTCTCGGGCCGGGTTGAGCTTTTTGACGGCATGGCCCAGATGGTGCACCCCGATTTCGCCGTGGCCGAAGCGGACGCAGACACTATTCCGGCCTTTGAACCCGTCTATCCGCTGACCGCAGGGATCACCCAAAAGCTGATGTACAAAGCCACCCGTGGTGCCATTGCGCGGGTGCCTCAGATGCCCGAATGGAGCGATGCAGGGCACGTGAACCAATCGAAATGGCCTGATTTTCTGACGGCGGTCACGCAGGCGCATGATCCTGCGTCGCTGGCGGATCTGGCCCCGACCGCACCTGCGCGCGAACGGCTGGCCTATGATGAGCTTTTTGCCCATCAGGTGACCTTGGCGTTGGCCCGACAAAAGGAACGCCGCAAAAAGGGCCGGTCCAGCACCGGTGACGGTCGCTTGCAGGCCCGGGTGATGGCCGCATTGCCCTATAAACCGACCACAGCCCAGAACCGCGCAATCGCGGAAATCACCGGCGATATGGCAACCGAGCAGCGCATGAACCGGCTTTTGCAGGGCGATGTCGGGGCGGGCAAGACGCTTGTCGCCTTCATCGCATTATTGCGCGCGGTCGAGGCGGGCGGGCAGGGGGTGTTGATGGCCCCGACCGAAATCCTTGCCCGCCAGCACGTTCAGGGTTTGCGCCCCTTGGCCGATCAGGCGGGCGTGGTGTTGGAAATTCTGACCGGACGGGACAAGGGCAGCGAACGACAGGCCAAGCTCGCGGCATTGGCACGTGGCGATATTCAGGTGCTTGTCGGGACCCACGCGGTGTTTCAGGCGGATGTCCATTTTCACGATCTGCGGCTTGCCGTGGTGGACGAACAACACCGGTTTGGCGTGCGTCAGCGTCTTGAACTGGGCCAGAAGGGCCATCATGCGGATGTTCTGGTCATGACCGCAACGCCAATCCCCCGTTCGCTCGCCTTGGCACAATATGGCGATATGGACGTTTCCGTATTGGATGAAAAACCACCCGGCCGCAAACCGATCAAGACCGCTTTGGTCAGCACCGAACGTATTGATGAAGTGGTGGGACGGTTGCGTTCTGTCATTGCCGAGGGGCGGCAGTGTTACTGGGTCTGTCCGTTGGTTGAGGAAAGTGAAATCAGCGATTTGATCGCTGCCGAGGAACGGTTCAAACGGTTGCGCGCCGCCTTGGGCGAGGGGGTCGTGGGGCTGGTGCATGGGCAAATGCCGCCCGCCGAAAAAGATGCGGCCATGCGCGCGTTTCAGAATGGCGAAACCCAGGTTCTGGTTGCTACGACCGTCATTGAAGTGGGCGTGGACGTGCCAAATGCCACGATCATGGTGGTGGAGCGCGCCGAGATATTTGGTCTGGCGCAACTGCATCAGTTGCGGGGCCGCGTAGGGCGCGGCCAAGAGGCGTCGACCTGTTTGTTGATGTACCAGCCACCGCTGAGTGAGAGCGGCAGACAACGTCTGGAGGTTCTGCGCGAGACCGAAGACGGGTTCATCATTGCCGAGACCGACCTCAAAATGCGCGGCACCGGCGATCTGATTGGCACGGCACAATCAGGGGTGCCGCGGTTCCGTGTGGCCGATCTGGAACGACAGGCCGGGCTGATGGCAGTGGCGCAATCGGATGCCCGCAAACTCTTGAACGATGACCCTGCATTGACATCCCCCCGCGGCGAGGCAACGCGGCTGCTGCTGTGGTTGATGCGGCAGGATGAAGCGATCCGTTTGATTTCAGTGGGTTAA
- a CDS encoding iron-sulfur cluster assembly scaffold protein, which yields MSGDTDLIKLYSARILALAADIPHLGHLDAPDATVKRRSPLCGSTVTVDVRVADGRLAQLGQDVKACALGQAAAAVMGGAALGATLEQVEKARDQLHAMLKNHGPVPDAPFDGFEILTPAVEYKNRHASIMLSIEALAEAMQHATAPAEVSKS from the coding sequence ATGTCGGGCGATACCGATCTTATCAAACTTTACTCGGCGCGTATCCTGGCGCTGGCGGCGGACATTCCCCATCTGGGTCATCTGGATGCGCCCGATGCCACGGTAAAGCGCCGCTCGCCGCTGTGCGGGTCCACGGTGACGGTTGATGTGCGCGTCGCAGACGGACGGTTGGCGCAGTTGGGCCAAGACGTCAAAGCCTGCGCTTTGGGCCAGGCAGCGGCGGCTGTCATGGGTGGTGCGGCACTGGGTGCGACGCTGGAACAGGTCGAAAAGGCCCGCGATCAACTGCATGCCATGCTGAAAAACCATGGGCCGGTGCCCGATGCGCCCTTTGACGGATTTGAGATTCTCACGCCTGCGGTTGAATACAAGAACCGGCATGCGTCGATCATGTTGAGCATTGAGGCGCTGGCTGAGGCGATGCAGCACGCCACGGCACCGGCAGAAGTCAGCAAATCTTGA
- the hisI gene encoding phosphoribosyl-AMP cyclohydrolase, with product MRFDPASLTFNDAGLIPAIAQDVDSKEVLMLAWMNAQSIAQTLETGRATYWSRSRQAFWIKGETSGHVQELVELRFDCDRDCLLVLVRQTGPACHTGRRSCFFTAVEDGNERELTKPI from the coding sequence ATGCGATTTGATCCTGCAAGTCTGACCTTTAATGACGCGGGGCTCATTCCTGCGATTGCGCAGGATGTAGACAGCAAAGAGGTGCTGATGCTGGCGTGGATGAATGCGCAAAGCATTGCCCAAACGCTGGAAACCGGACGCGCGACGTATTGGAGCCGCTCCCGGCAGGCTTTCTGGATCAAGGGTGAAACCAGCGGCCATGTGCAGGAACTGGTTGAACTGCGCTTTGACTGTGACCGGGATTGTCTGTTGGTGTTGGTGCGCCAGACCGGGCCGGCCTGCCACACCGGGCGGCGGAGCTGCTTTTTTACGGCTGTCGAGGATGGCAATGAGCGTGAGTTGACCAAACCCATCTAG
- the gluQRS gene encoding tRNA glutamyl-Q(34) synthetase GluQRS gives MNFRTRFAPSPTGPLHLGHAYSALLAFDMAQAHAGEFLLRIEDIDQSRARPEWEMQIYDDLAWLGLRWPEPVMRQSERHAAYDDALDQLWQQGLLYPCTCSRADIAAAASAPQEGAPLHGPDGVIYPGTCRVTACRTGLRPTITPLRLDMRKAVQSIDNTFYFTETGQRHGDIRVDADTLTLGIGDIVLSRRDMGTSYHLSVVLDDAAQDITHVVRGEDLFEATKIHVVLQKLLGLPTPTYHHHRLIRDAAGKRLAKRDDARAISLYRVEGKTPKDIRLMVGL, from the coding sequence TTGAACTTTCGGACACGTTTTGCACCGTCACCCACAGGGCCGCTGCACCTTGGACATGCGTATTCCGCGCTTTTGGCCTTTGATATGGCACAGGCACATGCCGGTGAATTTCTACTCAGGATCGAGGATATTGACCAGTCGCGCGCACGCCCTGAATGGGAGATGCAGATTTATGATGATCTGGCTTGGCTGGGATTGCGATGGCCAGAACCCGTGATGCGGCAGTCGGAGCGCCATGCCGCTTATGATGACGCGCTTGATCAGCTTTGGCAGCAAGGGTTGCTTTATCCATGCACCTGCTCTCGCGCAGATATCGCGGCGGCGGCCTCTGCACCTCAGGAAGGCGCGCCGCTGCATGGGCCGGACGGGGTAATTTACCCTGGTACATGCCGTGTAACGGCCTGTCGCACGGGCCTGAGACCCACGATTACCCCCTTGCGTCTGGACATGAGGAAAGCGGTTCAGAGCATTGATAATACTTTCTATTTCACTGAAACGGGGCAACGACACGGCGATATCCGCGTTGATGCCGATACCTTGACCTTGGGTATTGGCGACATCGTCCTTTCCCGTCGTGATATGGGCACATCCTATCATCTCTCGGTGGTGCTGGATGATGCGGCTCAGGACATTACCCATGTGGTGCGCGGTGAGGATCTTTTCGAGGCGACAAAAATCCATGTCGTCTTGCAAAAGCTTCTTGGGCTACCGACACCCACCTATCACCACCACCGCTTGATCCGGGACGCGGCAGGCAAACGGCTGGCCAAACGCGACGACGCGCGGGCGATTTCGCTTTATCGGGTTGAGGGCAAAACCCCCAAAGATATTCGTTTGATGGTGGGGCTTTAG
- a CDS encoding class I SAM-dependent methyltransferase, producing MSDPFLDKAYGARDAASTRELYDDWSASYEAEVGENGYATPERCAKALAKYSDDPTQPILDFGCGTGLSGLALKLGGFTTIDGMDLSADMLARANDKGVYRTLHHVEADAPLIHAPGDYAAIAAIGVIGAGAAPISVFDTLMKGLAKGGLMVFSFNDHALQDKANEARVSEWLDCGAACLLFREHGPHLPGINLKSNVYVIEKT from the coding sequence ATGAGTGATCCTTTTCTCGACAAAGCGTATGGCGCGCGCGATGCCGCCTCAACCCGCGAGCTTTATGACGACTGGTCCGCGAGCTATGAGGCCGAAGTAGGCGAAAACGGCTATGCCACGCCTGAACGATGTGCAAAAGCGCTTGCCAAATACAGTGATGATCCCACCCAGCCCATTCTTGATTTTGGCTGTGGCACCGGGCTTTCGGGTTTGGCGCTCAAACTCGGTGGATTTACCACGATTGACGGGATGGATCTGTCGGCAGATATGCTGGCGCGGGCCAATGACAAAGGCGTTTATCGCACCTTGCATCATGTTGAGGCTGATGCACCGCTGATCCACGCGCCCGGCGATTATGCCGCGATTGCCGCGATCGGGGTCATTGGGGCCGGTGCTGCCCCGATCTCTGTGTTTGACACGTTGATGAAGGGGCTCGCGAAAGGCGGGCTAATGGTATTTTCTTTCAACGATCACGCGCTGCAGGACAAGGCCAACGAGGCACGGGTCAGCGAATGGCTCGACTGTGGTGCCGCGTGTTTGCTGTTTCGCGAACACGGACCGCATCTGCCGGGCATTAACTTGAAGTCCAATGTCTATGTGATTGAAAAGACTTGA
- the trmFO gene encoding methylenetetrahydrofolate--tRNA-(uracil(54)-C(5))-methyltransferase (FADH(2)-oxidizing) TrmFO yields the protein MTQTLHIIGGGMAGSEAAWQAANAGIPVVIHEMRPKVGTFAHQTGLLGEMVCSNSFRSDDSEQNAVGLLHWEMRAANGLIMATADKHRLPAGGALAVDRDPFAQSVTDALLAHPNISVEYGEITELPDDGHWIIATGPLTSGSLADAIAAQTGAEALAFFDAIAPIVYFDSINMDKAWMQSRYDKGDTEEERTAYLNCPMDKDQYEAFIDALLTADKTEFREGETAAYFDGCLPIEVMAERGRETLRFGPMKPVGLTDAHQPDVKAYAVVQLRRDNKLGTLYNIVGFQTKMKYGAQADVFKMIPGLENARFARLGGIHRNSFINSPTLLDDQMRLRARPHIRFAGQITGVEGYVESAAMGLLAGRMAVAEIRGEAITTPPNTTAMGALITHITGGAEAKTFQPMNVNFGLFPPVEGLKSGRRGRKDRYKAYTDRAKADWQSWLES from the coding sequence ATGACACAGACACTCCATATCATCGGCGGCGGCATGGCCGGATCAGAAGCAGCCTGGCAGGCGGCAAACGCGGGCATTCCCGTCGTGATCCATGAAATGCGGCCCAAGGTCGGCACATTTGCACACCAGACCGGGCTTTTGGGTGAAATGGTCTGTTCAAACTCATTCCGGTCTGACGACAGCGAACAGAACGCGGTGGGCCTGTTGCATTGGGAGATGCGCGCAGCGAACGGGCTGATCATGGCCACGGCCGACAAACACCGTCTGCCTGCCGGCGGCGCGCTGGCGGTGGACCGCGATCCCTTTGCCCAATCGGTGACAGATGCGTTGCTGGCCCATCCGAATATCAGCGTCGAATACGGCGAAATCACTGAACTGCCCGATGACGGCCACTGGATCATTGCGACCGGGCCGCTGACGTCCGGTTCTTTGGCCGATGCCATTGCCGCGCAAACCGGTGCCGAGGCGCTGGCATTTTTCGACGCCATCGCACCAATTGTCTATTTTGACAGCATCAACATGGATAAAGCATGGATGCAGTCGCGCTATGACAAGGGCGATACCGAGGAAGAACGCACTGCCTATCTCAACTGCCCGATGGACAAAGACCAATACGAGGCCTTCATCGACGCGCTGTTGACGGCAGACAAAACCGAATTCCGCGAAGGCGAAACGGCTGCCTATTTTGACGGATGTCTGCCCATAGAAGTCATGGCCGAACGCGGACGCGAAACCCTGCGCTTTGGGCCGATGAAACCTGTGGGCCTGACCGATGCACATCAGCCCGATGTCAAAGCCTATGCCGTTGTGCAACTGCGCCGGGACAACAAACTGGGCACGCTGTACAACATCGTCGGCTTTCAGACAAAGATGAAGTATGGCGCACAAGCCGATGTTTTCAAAATGATTCCAGGTCTAGAGAATGCGCGATTCGCGCGCCTTGGTGGCATCCACCGCAACTCCTTTATCAATTCCCCCACGCTGTTGGACGACCAGATGCGTCTGCGCGCCCGGCCTCATATCCGCTTTGCAGGCCAGATCACTGGCGTCGAAGGCTATGTTGAAAGTGCGGCGATGGGTCTGCTTGCCGGGCGCATGGCGGTGGCCGAGATCAGGGGAGAAGCGATCACCACGCCGCCCAACACAACAGCGATGGGCGCATTGATCACCCATATCACTGGCGGTGCCGAGGCAAAAACCTTCCAGCCAATGAACGTAAACTTTGGCCTGTTTCCCCCTGTTGAGGGCCTGAAATCAGGTCGGCGGGGGCGCAAGGACCGCTACAAGGCCTATACAGATCGCGCCAAGGCAGACTGGCAAAGCTGGCTGGAAAGTTAG